In one Thermaerobacter sp. PB12/4term genomic region, the following are encoded:
- a CDS encoding M20 family metallopeptidase — protein MNGEPAGGARGPGQGPGAGHGQDGSGRISGEPAPRAGGGAPAVPGLAAGAGRYEPGAGAGEPAPAVARLAARLARLTEEAGPAMEELLADLVNHDSPSDHKPLLDRLAGRLQEELIRRGARVRRVRQEQAGDHLVARFFPDAGTRGAAGPGEEAAMAAGSAGPGSHRRRGILLLAHYDTVWPPGEAARRPFRREGGRGYGPGVFDMKAGIVIGLAALEALAALTGAAGADGAVEPPPVTFLLTSDEETGSRTSRTLIEELARHHQAVLVLEPAAAGRLKTARKGVGDFRLVVEGREAHAGNDPDRGVSAVEELARQILRLHALTDPGRGTTVNVGVVRGGLRPNVVAGCAEAAVDVRVATLDEARRIEDLFRRWEAVHPGARVELLGAFERPPMEFTPGNQALFRRAQAVGRRLGMDVEGTAVGGASDGNFTSALGVPTLDGLGATGDGAHSQDEHVDLDAMPRRAALVAGLILDLGERPLGAGAGSGQDGTG, from the coding sequence GTGAACGGAGAACCAGCGGGTGGAGCAAGGGGCCCCGGGCAAGGGCCTGGTGCCGGGCACGGGCAGGACGGGAGCGGGCGCATTTCCGGGGAACCGGCGCCGCGGGCCGGCGGCGGTGCGCCAGCTGTCCCCGGGCTGGCGGCCGGCGCGGGCCGGTACGAGCCCGGGGCCGGCGCCGGGGAGCCGGCTCCGGCCGTGGCCCGGCTGGCAGCCCGCCTGGCCCGCCTCACCGAGGAGGCGGGCCCCGCCATGGAGGAGCTGCTGGCGGACCTGGTGAACCACGACTCCCCCAGCGACCACAAGCCCCTGCTGGACCGGCTGGCTGGCCGGCTCCAGGAGGAACTGATCCGCAGGGGAGCCCGGGTGCGGCGGGTCCGCCAGGAGCAGGCCGGCGACCACCTGGTGGCCCGGTTCTTCCCGGACGCCGGGACCCGCGGAGCCGCCGGGCCAGGAGAGGAGGCGGCCATGGCGGCCGGTTCGGCCGGCCCGGGGAGCCACCGCCGGAGGGGCATCTTGCTCCTGGCCCACTACGACACCGTATGGCCCCCGGGGGAAGCCGCGCGGCGGCCCTTCCGCCGGGAGGGCGGGCGGGGCTACGGGCCCGGTGTCTTCGACATGAAGGCCGGGATCGTCATCGGCCTGGCCGCCCTGGAGGCGCTGGCGGCGCTCACCGGGGCAGCAGGTGCGGATGGGGCCGTGGAGCCCCCGCCCGTGACCTTTCTCCTCACCTCCGACGAGGAGACGGGGAGCCGCACCTCCCGGACACTGATCGAAGAACTGGCCCGGCACCACCAGGCGGTGCTGGTGCTGGAGCCGGCTGCGGCCGGGCGGCTGAAGACGGCCCGCAAGGGAGTGGGCGATTTCCGGCTGGTGGTGGAGGGCCGGGAAGCCCACGCAGGCAACGATCCGGACCGGGGCGTCAGCGCCGTGGAGGAACTGGCCCGGCAGATCCTGCGCCTGCACGCCTTGACCGATCCGGGCCGGGGCACGACGGTCAACGTGGGCGTGGTGCGCGGCGGCCTGCGCCCCAACGTGGTGGCCGGCTGCGCCGAAGCGGCCGTCGACGTGCGGGTTGCGACCCTGGACGAAGCCCGGCGCATTGAAGATCTCTTCCGCCGGTGGGAGGCGGTTCACCCGGGGGCGCGGGTGGAACTGCTGGGCGCTTTCGAGCGGCCGCCCATGGAGTTCACGCCGGGCAACCAGGCTCTGTTCCGGCGGGCCCAAGCGGTGGGACGCCGGCTGGGGATGGACGTGGAAGGCACCGCCGTGGGCGGCGCCAGCGACGGCAACTTCACTTCCGCCCTGGGCGTGCCCACCCTGGACGGGCTGGGTGCCACGGGCGACGGCGCCCACTCCCAGGATGAGCACGTGGACCTGGACGCGATGCCGCGGCGCGCGGCGCTGGTGGCGGGCCTGATCCTGGACCTGGGGGAGCGCCCCTTGGGTGCCGGCGCCGGTTCAGGGCAGGACGGGACCGGATGA
- a CDS encoding dihydrodipicolinate synthase family protein, which produces MALELDGIWAPLVTPFAEDESLDLEALAFNVQLYGQTPLRGYVALGTTGEFVHLSDEERGQVIETVVRAARADDRPVIAGVGGHATRVAIEQARRAADAGAAALLVWPPFYYKARMQAEALIDYFTAVADASPVPVILYHIPQNTGVNLSPAVVGELAAHPNIAGIKDSSGQPAQTIAFLREGGPRFRVFVGSTTALLAGLAAGAAGGILAAANLAPYECCEVYDHARAGRWAEAAEIYRRVAAVDEMVAGMGLGALKAVLDMLGYRGGHPRRPLVRPDEPRLDPLRLLLREQRLLGC; this is translated from the coding sequence GTGGCGCTGGAGCTTGACGGCATCTGGGCTCCGCTGGTGACCCCCTTCGCGGAGGATGAATCGCTGGACCTGGAGGCGCTGGCGTTCAACGTGCAGCTCTACGGCCAGACGCCCCTGCGGGGCTACGTGGCCCTGGGTACCACGGGCGAGTTCGTCCACCTGAGCGACGAGGAGCGGGGCCAGGTGATCGAAACGGTGGTGCGGGCCGCGCGGGCCGATGACCGGCCGGTGATCGCCGGCGTGGGCGGCCACGCCACCCGGGTGGCCATCGAGCAGGCGCGCCGGGCAGCCGACGCCGGGGCTGCGGCCCTGCTGGTCTGGCCGCCGTTCTACTACAAGGCCAGGATGCAGGCCGAGGCCTTGATCGACTACTTCACCGCCGTGGCCGACGCCTCGCCGGTGCCGGTCATCCTCTACCACATCCCGCAGAACACCGGGGTCAACCTGTCGCCGGCAGTGGTCGGCGAGCTGGCGGCCCATCCCAACATCGCGGGCATCAAGGACAGCAGCGGCCAGCCCGCCCAGACCATCGCCTTCCTGCGCGAGGGCGGGCCGCGCTTCCGGGTGTTCGTGGGGTCGACCACGGCCCTCCTGGCCGGCCTGGCCGCCGGGGCTGCCGGCGGCATCCTGGCGGCCGCCAACCTGGCCCCCTATGAATGCTGCGAGGTGTACGACCACGCCCGGGCGGGTCGCTGGGCCGAAGCGGCGGAGATCTACCGCCGGGTGGCGGCCGTGGACGAGATGGTGGCCGGTATGGGCCTGGGTGCCCTGAAGGCGGTGCTGGACATGCTGGGTTATCGGGGCGGCCATCCCCGCCGCCCGCTGGTGCGTCCCGATGAGCCCCGGCTGGACCCGCTGCGCCTGCTCTTGCGGGAGCAGCGGCTTCTGGGATGCTGA
- a CDS encoding TlyA family RNA methyltransferase, which translates to MSPRGIRLDQLLVERGYFPTRNRARAAILAGRVRVNGQVVDKAGAAVSPDARIEVAGDPIPYVSRGGLKLEHALRAFDLEAAVAGVVAADIGASTGGFTDCLLQHGARRVYAIDVGYGQLAWRLRQDPRVVVMERVNARYLSPGVLPEAVELVTVDVSFISLRLILPAVRGILVPGGGVIALVKPQFEAGPGDVGKGGIVRDPAVHRRVLAEVAAAADQLGFTLLGLAASPILGADGNREFLALWRAPAGSNEAPQAVIPPDGPAAAAGGKGAGPAPRGPGSALVGALAGRGELAGEARRRRIGELAP; encoded by the coding sequence GTGAGCCCGCGAGGGATACGGCTCGATCAGCTCCTGGTGGAACGCGGTTACTTTCCGACCCGGAACCGGGCTCGGGCCGCCATCCTGGCCGGGCGCGTGCGGGTCAACGGCCAGGTGGTGGACAAGGCGGGGGCGGCGGTGTCGCCCGATGCCCGGATCGAGGTGGCGGGCGACCCCATCCCCTACGTCAGCCGGGGCGGGCTCAAGCTGGAGCATGCCCTGCGCGCCTTCGACCTGGAGGCGGCGGTGGCAGGGGTGGTGGCCGCCGACATCGGCGCCTCGACCGGGGGGTTCACCGATTGCTTGCTCCAGCATGGCGCCCGCCGGGTCTACGCCATCGACGTGGGGTACGGCCAGCTGGCCTGGCGGTTGCGCCAGGATCCCCGCGTGGTGGTGATGGAGCGGGTCAATGCCCGCTACCTGTCGCCCGGCGTCCTGCCGGAAGCCGTCGAACTGGTCACCGTGGACGTGTCCTTTATCTCCCTGCGCCTGATCCTGCCCGCCGTCCGGGGCATTCTGGTGCCGGGGGGCGGGGTGATCGCCCTCGTCAAGCCCCAGTTCGAGGCAGGCCCCGGCGACGTGGGCAAGGGCGGGATCGTCCGCGACCCGGCGGTCCACCGGCGGGTCCTGGCGGAGGTCGCCGCGGCGGCCGACCAGCTGGGGTTCACCCTGCTGGGTCTCGCCGCCTCGCCCATCCTGGGAGCCGACGGCAACCGGGAGTTTTTGGCCCTGTGGCGGGCCCCCGCGGGCAGCAATGAGGCGCCGCAAGCCGTCATTCCCCCGGACGGCCCGGCCGCCGCCGCGGGCGGGAAGGGCGCCGGCCCGGCCCCCCGGGGGCCCGGTTCGGCGCTGGTTGGGGCGCTGGCCGGACGTGGCGAGCTGGCCGGGGAAGCGCGCCGCCGGCGCATCGGCGAGCTGGCCCCGTGA